The genomic interval TATTCACTTTTCCCACACCGCCAATGACCCAAACCATCCGGTATGTCCCGTCACTTTCTCCACCACTTCTCCACTGTAACCGGTAGTGTACTGCTTCCTTTCCCGTTGATGAATGATTTCCAGGTTCGGTTGGCGGATTGTTGCTTTGGGAGTATGAAAAGGCGCTTCAACCGTACGGCCGAAGCGCCAAGTTGTTGCCAAGTTCCGGTCTCCGGTTCCAGCCTCTGCTCTGTACCCACAACCGGTCTCAAGCCCTTTCCGTTCGTGAGGCGTCATCCGATTGACTGACGCTCCACCGTCCGCGCAACGCATAGGCCACCAACACCACCAACCAACTGAGCAGGCTGGCCCACAACTGGGACCGTATCGAGGGAATCAACGCCATGGACCCGATCACGGCCAACATGCCGGCGATGGTCACATAGGTTAGTACGGGATAGCCCCACATCCGGACTTGCAACCGTTCCGGCCGTTCCCGCTCCAGCCGGGCGCGCATGCGCAGCTGGGAGACTGCAATCAGCAGGTAGATGAACAATGCGACCGCACCCGACGAGTTTACGAGGAACAAAAAGACTTGATCCGGTGACACATACGACATGATGACGGACAGGTAGCCGACCACCGTCCCCAGCAGGATGGCGCGAATGGGAACGCCTCGCCCGTTGAGGTGCATGAACCAGCGGGGAGCGTCTCCCTTTTTCGCCAATGCGTACAACATCCGGGACGAAGTGTACAAACCGGAGTTGAGACAGGAGAGAACCGCCGTCAACACGATGATGTTCATGATCTGGTCGGCGGCGGGAATATGGAGTGCCGTCAATGCACTGACATACGGGCTTTTCAGTACGCCGGCGGCATTCCAGGGCAACATGGTGACCACCAGAAAGATCGAACCGATGTAAAACACCAGCACGCGCCAAATCACGGAGTTGGTCGCCTTGGCTACCGCCTTTTCGGGTTCGGATGATTCAGCGGCGGCGATGGTAACGATCTCCGATCCGACAAACGAAAAGATGACAATCACGATCCCCTGGAGGATGGAGGAAAACCCGTGGGGAGCAAACCCGCCGTGAGCGTAGAGATTGGAAAAGCTCATCGACGCGCCCGGCCACAATCCCAGCACAAACAAGCCGCCCAGGATCATGAAGACGACAATGGCACCCACTTTGATCGAGGCAAACCAATATTCAAACTCCCCGTAAGAGCGAACGGAAATGACATTGGTCAGCGTCAATAACACCATCAAAACCAAGCTCAATACCCACAACGGCACGCCGGGCAGCCAATATTGCAAAATGCCCGCACCGGCAGTCGCTTCCACCGCCACGACGATGACCCAGAAATACCAATACAACCAGCCGATCGAAAAACCGGCCCAGTCACCCAGCGCCAGCCGTCCGTACTCAGCGAACGATCCGATGGAGGGATATGCCGCCGCCATTTCGCCCAACATGCGCATGATCAGGACGATCAATACACCTGCCAGCAGATACGAGATCACGGCCGCCGGACCGGTCGCGTGGATGACCGCACCGCTTCCGACGAACAACCCGGCACCGATCACCCCTCCGATCGAAATCATTCGCATGTGCCGCATTTTCAAGCTTTTCTGCAGTTCTTGTTTCGTCACCCGTCTCATACCTCCCATCTGTCGGCCATTTAACTCGCGTGCTCTTGCAACGCCTGTTTCACCTTGTTGACGAGGAGATCCGCATCTTCATCTGTCAGGGACAACGGCGGAGAGATGACGATCACATTGTTGAATCCAGCCACCGTGTCCCCGTTCTTGCCGACCAACACACCCAGATCCTTGCACGTCGCGATCACCGCATTGACGCGATCCGGGGTTGCCGGTTGTCGGGTTTCCTTATCTTCCACCAGCTCAATCCCGATCAACAGACCCTTGCCACGGATCTGACCCACATGCGGCAGATCCGCCATTTCGGACAACGACGCCAAGATCTGTTCACCCAATGTTGCAGATCGTTCCACCAATTTTTCCTTTTCAAGGATGTTCAGGTTCTCAACCGCCAACGCACATGCGGCCGGATTGCCGCCGAAGGTGTTCACGTGACGGAAGTGGTCATATTCCTCCGTCCCTTTGAACGCTTCAAACAATTCTTTGCGCACCGCGGTGACCGCCAAGGGGAGATACCCGCTGGTGATCCCTTTGGCCATCGTGACGATGTCCGGTTGGATGCCGTAGTGCATAAATCCGAACGGCTTGCCTGTTCGGCCGAACCCGCAGATCACTTCATCGATGATCAACAGCGCACCGTGACGGTCGCAAATCTCCCTCACCCGACCCAAATAATCATCAGGAGGGATCAGGATACCCCCGCCCGTGATGATCGGTTCCATAATGACACCGGCCACGGTCCGGTCAATTTCCCAATTCATCGTATAGTCGAAAATTTGCGCACACTCCCTGGCGCAGGAATCCGGTGCTTTTCCAAAAGGACAGTGGTAACAGTCCGGCGGCGGAACCTGGAGAAATCCCGGAACCAACGGTTCATACCGGTATTTGCGCTGGGCTTGTCCCGTCGCCGACATCGCCCCCAGCGTATTGCCATGATAGGCGCGGTAGCGGGAAAGGAACTTGTAACGGTCGGGCTCGCCATTTTGGCGATGGTATTGACGGGCGATTTTGAAAGCCGTCTCGTTGGCTTCCGAACCGCTGTTGGAAAAGAAGAACAAATAATCGTCCCCCAACCACTCCCGCAATTTCTCACCCAACCGGATCGCGGGCAGGTGGCTTTGGGTAAGGGGGTAGTACGGCATCTCGATTAATTGCTCGTATGCCGCCCGAGCCAGCTCTTTCCTGCCGTATCCGGCATTGACACACCACAATCCCGCCATTCCGTCCAAATACTTCCGACCTTCCACATCCGTCACCCACGCACCCTCGGCCCGCGTCACCACCAGCGGGTGCGCGTCGGGATGATACCGTGCCATCTGGTGCCAAATCAGTTGTCGATCCTTGTCCCACCACTCTTTTGCCGATGAGGTTGTCATGGTTTGCCCGTTCATCCACTACTGCCTCCTTTTGAATCATGATTCCTTGCTCCTGAACATAAGCAATCTTCATGCCAATATGATATGGCCGTAGCCGTTGCCGCTGATCAGTCGTTTTGCTCCGGTTTGCTCCGGTTGGGTCGATCCAAAACTGAATCGTGATCCAAAAATGAATCATCCATGCAGGCGAATGCCGTGCTTTTTCAATTTGCGCACGACAGTCGGTTGACTGACTCCCAAAAGAGAAGCGATTTGGGCGGTTGTTCGCCCTTTTTTGGCCACTGACAGCAAGACTTCCCGCTCCACCTCATTCAGGATGACTTGCAGCGTTCGCCCTTTTTCCCATCGGAAAGCGGGGAGCGTGCCCGTTTGCCTGTAAGGCTCCGGCATATCGTCCATGCGGATCACCGTGGATTCCGTCGTCACCACCAAACGTTCCAACAGGTTTTCCAG from Polycladomyces zharkentensis carries:
- a CDS encoding amino acid permease yields the protein MTKQELQKSLKMRHMRMISIGGVIGAGLFVGSGAVIHATGPAAVISYLLAGVLIVLIMRMLGEMAAAYPSIGSFAEYGRLALGDWAGFSIGWLYWYFWVIVVAVEATAGAGILQYWLPGVPLWVLSLVLMVLLTLTNVISVRSYGEFEYWFASIKVGAIVVFMILGGLFVLGLWPGASMSFSNLYAHGGFAPHGFSSILQGIVIVIFSFVGSEIVTIAAAESSEPEKAVAKATNSVIWRVLVFYIGSIFLVVTMLPWNAAGVLKSPYVSALTALHIPAADQIMNIIVLTAVLSCLNSGLYTSSRMLYALAKKGDAPRWFMHLNGRGVPIRAILLGTVVGYLSVIMSYVSPDQVFLFLVNSSGAVALFIYLLIAVSQLRMRARLERERPERLQVRMWGYPVLTYVTIAGMLAVIGSMALIPSIRSQLWASLLSWLVVLVAYALRGRWSVSQSDDASRTERA
- a CDS encoding aspartate aminotransferase family protein, with the protein product MNGQTMTTSSAKEWWDKDRQLIWHQMARYHPDAHPLVVTRAEGAWVTDVEGRKYLDGMAGLWCVNAGYGRKELARAAYEQLIEMPYYPLTQSHLPAIRLGEKLREWLGDDYLFFFSNSGSEANETAFKIARQYHRQNGEPDRYKFLSRYRAYHGNTLGAMSATGQAQRKYRYEPLVPGFLQVPPPDCYHCPFGKAPDSCARECAQIFDYTMNWEIDRTVAGVIMEPIITGGGILIPPDDYLGRVREICDRHGALLIIDEVICGFGRTGKPFGFMHYGIQPDIVTMAKGITSGYLPLAVTAVRKELFEAFKGTEEYDHFRHVNTFGGNPAACALAVENLNILEKEKLVERSATLGEQILASLSEMADLPHVGQIRGKGLLIGIELVEDKETRQPATPDRVNAVIATCKDLGVLVGKNGDTVAGFNNVIVISPPLSLTDEDADLLVNKVKQALQEHAS